In the genome of Clostridia bacterium, the window TAAATATGTCAGTTTTGCTTTAGTAAGTGTATTCTCATAGAACCAATCACCAACAACAGCTAATTGATCATCATTCATATCATCAAGTATTATCTGAACTTTAACTTCAGGGAAAACAATTTTTGTAGCAATATCATCAATAGCCTTATTAATATTATCAGCAATCTGCTTTTTGAATTTTTCTTTAGTTTTATAGTTAATATCCTCAATATCTAACATTCTCTTTTTAAGCATTGTAATATCTTGACTAATAATTAAGCCTATTGAATCTAATAAATTTGATTTTCCAATATTGTTTTCACCAATAATCGCTGTAAATGGCTTTAAAGGAATAACAAATTCATTTTCACTAAAATTCCGATAATTCTTAATAGTCAATTCAGAAATATACATGATATCACCCTTTACTTTTTTTGTTTCTATGTGTACTACCTTATTGGGGGTTCGATTAAATATGCCATATGGAATACATTTACATTATAATACATAATTCTCCACATTGCTATGTACTGTAATGGATTTTGATAGATGAAAATATAATTATCCGCACTAGAGTTAGTTCTTTTATTTGAGTAGAACTCTAGTGTTGGTTCTATCAAAACAAGTGATAATATGGTATCCTAAGGATATGAATTATAACAAGAGGTTGTAAATATAACCAAATGATGTTGATGGGTTAAATTATCATTCAATAAGAGGTTAGACTTATGTTAATTTCTGAATTTCTTACAAAAAAGTTACTAATAGATGAATCAATATATAGAATCTTAAAGGAAGGTATACCTAATTTTGAATTGAATACTTCATATATTTTAAATGTTGTAAATAGTATAGGTTATTATGAAGTATTATCAGGATTTAAGGATCCATACGAAAGAACTATCCTTTTCTATATTATTAAATATTTAGAAGATCCGATATTTTCATATACATATGAACAGTGGGAATCATTTTGTTCATATTATAGAATTGATATTAGTCCAATAGAAAAGTTGATAACTAGTGATTCTGATTTGGATTTTAGGTTCTTAGTATTTGATGATTCAATAATTGATTTGCATCTACAATTGAAAAGAACAAATATTATTGATGATATGTTTAAGTATCAACTAATCTTACAAAATTTAAGCGAATTAAAGATGGATGCATCACTAGCCAGCCTACAATTCAATACACAATTATATAGAGATATTGCACATTGTGTAACAATGCTTAATGTTAATGTTTCTACGAGAGAGAGTATGGAAAAAGGATATTTTGACAGAAGATTTACTCCACAAGACGAGTCAATAGGAAACATTTCAGCTATTTACGAGGTTTTGTATATAATCCAGGAGTTCTCGTATGATGAAGATAAGGACATGTTAGAAAATCTTTATCATGCTTATAACAATTATATAAAAATTCATATTGATATGATTTTTATTATTTTAAGTTTGCAAGTTATAAAAGTTAGTCCCTTCGCTTCTACTTCTCAAATTAGTATTAGTGAAAAAATAATTCGTACAATAATGAAGTTGCTTAAAGGAGCACGTGTAATTGGAATTTTAAAAAATGATAGATATTTTTGTACTGATAAAGAATGGTTTATGCGAGATGCAGATGATGATACAACTAGATTGCAAATATTATATGAATATTATAACGGTGATCAGTATAGCTTACGCCTAGATTTATCTCATAAAGGCGTTAATTCTTTTCATTTGAACAATTTATCAAAAGGTAAAATTGATTATTTCCCAATAGACAGTAGTCAAATAGAAAAAGTGTACTTATTAAATCATGAGTATAAGGAATGGTTCATTAATTATAATAATGACTTGTTTTTTCTTAAGGATAGATATAAATCATTAATTCATCAAAGTGAACATGAAAAATTAGAAGAAATACTAAAAACAAATAAGCATTTTTTAATCCCTGAACTAGATAATGAAGAAAATGTTCTTAACTTTCTTGATTTTTGGTTAAAGTTCTTCGTTTCATTAGCAAAAGATATGCCAAAGGAAAAAATAAATCCTAATATGATATATTATGAGCGTTTTATCTACGGATTTATTGAGGAGTATTTTTACAGAAGAAAAGTAACTAAAGATTTCAATGAAGGGGATTTTAAATCAAAGATAATTGCTTATACAGTAAGTATAGGGTTATTTGATTCTAGCGAGATAGATATTTTAAAAAATGATTTTTCAGTCACTGAAGTACTTTCTTACATGATTTTGCTTATTCAACAGTAACTAGTGGATGAAATATGTTTGGAAAATATAGAAAAATTTAAATCATACTTATTTCTATATAAAATAGTTTGGTGTTGCATTATGTGAGTAATTTTGCTTCACACACATTTATAAGTGGTAACTTTACTTCAAAAAATAATGAAGTAAAGTTACCACTTAAAGAATTAGTTGTATTTAATATAAAGTTTTTTATCGAGGTATTTTTGTTTCACTGGAGTTGAGATTATTTGTTTAGCTTATCTTCTCTTCTCTTCAATAGTTTCACCAATAAATAATTTTTTGTATTAAGACTTATACAAATACTTTGTGCATATTATGTGCCATTTATGGTTGATATAAATCAATTTTCTGTACTTTGCCAACCTTCTGGCTCGCCGCTGCTGTTTCCAAAAATCATGTTACCCAACAAATAACTCTGCAGAAATTCTGTCTACGTTTTCATACAGCCAATTCATAAGATTGTTGGACAATGTGTTGATGGCTTTGTAAGTAATGGGTACTTCGCTGTATGGAGGTGTAAAGCTGCAAAAACACAAGTAATAATAAAGGAAGTAAGGCATCATTTTTATGTCGTAATCATTCAGAATGAAAGAGGAATGATTGAGATATTCATTCCAATACTTTTTGAATTTTTGCGCGCAAATTTCCCCGTGGCGGCAAAGAGGGTCGGCGTAGGTGTAAGACATGAACACCTCGAAACAAGCAGGGAGAAAAGAAGCAGAAGTCCAATCAATGACAACCAGTTCTCTATTGTTGACAATGATTTGCCCTATGTAATAATCACCATGCGAGTTTACGTAGGTTAATTTGCTTACATTAAAAGAAAAGGTGGATACCCTTTCAATGTGTTTCAGTTTTTCTTCGATTTCTTGTTGTAATTGTTTGTCCTTTGTTTCCACTGCGCTTTCCAGTTTGCCGATATAAAATTGTTTCGCATCCAAAGCAATGGATTTATGGAAAAAACCTCCATCGAAGCCTGTGGGCAATTTAGGATAGTTTTTTAGAACTCTTTGTATTTTTCCTAGCATTTGAGCTGATTTTTCTAAAAACCAGTCGGGAGCAGTGTTGACAGCCAAAGTTTCCCCTTCAATAAATTCTTGTATGTGAAACTGCATTTCCGTTGTCTTTGTCATATAAGTTTCGTGAATTGTCTTTAGAAATTTTGCAACAGGAATGCCATTCTGATGAAGATATTCCGTTATTCGGCCTTCGTTTTCAGTGTTTTCATTGTCAAGGGGAAAAGTTTTCAAAAGGTATTGGCCACGGCTTGTTTCAATAAGATATATTTCTGTGCCGAAATGCTCGTCAATGCGTTTTATATTTTTGATTTCCAGGTCATAGTTTGCTGTGATTATCTCAGTTAACATAATTCACCTCCGTCATTGGTGTTACTTATAGCGCTATATAATTTGAACACATCTACAGGATTGTATGGCTTTCTGCCGGTTTCTTTATTTCTGAGTAGAGAAACCCATTGATTGAATATCCATTCTATCAACTATTGCATCAATTGCTCTTACTTCATTATCAAGGGCAATCATATCATCCAAACACATCGGAAGTGTATTTATCTGATTTCTGTTTTCACTTCTATTGGATTATTCGACAATATTTTTAATTTTCCTTCATCCAATGCAGATTTATCTGATAAATCTCATTTTGAGAAATATTTCATCTTTAATTGACTTGTACAGGAGCGTCAAAATTTCTAGAGTCTCAGAGG includes:
- a CDS encoding aminoglycoside phosphotransferase family protein, whose amino-acid sequence is MLTEIITANYDLEIKNIKRIDEHFGTEIYLIETSRGQYLLKTFPLDNENTENEGRITEYLHQNGIPVAKFLKTIHETYMTKTTEMQFHIQEFIEGETLAVNTAPDWFLEKSAQMLGKIQRVLKNYPKLPTGFDGGFFHKSIALDAKQFYIGKLESAVETKDKQLQQEIEEKLKHIERVSTFSFNVSKLTYVNSHGDYYIGQIIVNNRELVVIDWTSASFLPACFEVFMSYTYADPLCRHGEICAQKFKKYWNEYLNHSSFILNDYDIKMMPYFLYYYLCFCSFTPPYSEVPITYKAINTLSNNLMNWLYENVDRISAELFVG